A portion of the Carya illinoinensis cultivar Pawnee chromosome 11, C.illinoinensisPawnee_v1, whole genome shotgun sequence genome contains these proteins:
- the LOC122282336 gene encoding uncharacterized protein LOC122282336, whose translation MEGEEAMQFGAWLRAESVFRRKMSFAARTDSAGEKVDYSPSSHRAEGSVGSTDHGERLVVPEEELAPAAEKKSNYECSEIGGIFSKNGDKAGIVMDRLEAGSELNKECVSGNEGAQEVEIQFSKAVEFDDSTYLSNKGDGGKLMGFNGPHLETLDGLQPNSGLRPIMHVQSQAHIPTCTAQVVPKAGDSIAGQNSMNAVEQVKDQTVQRGAQKWKRRARSQGRLAASLDSVSRTKRLRAEDGVLNEVVAANKGKGDNSKHKVLPGAWEPLDNSKSGGLLLMWKQDIQLELLNYSQRHINAFITNDMGDARWLLTCFYGHPEHFSKVFLSTSPTREKIDQCLCGVEQKVSEEMRLNLNKVFLKEEIEVALKQMSYFKAPGPYGFSAGFYQDHWDIVGDEVSTAVLSFLHSGIMPADLNHTLIALVPKVISPTSVHDFRPISLCNVLYKLISKVLPNRMKGVLSKVISWNQSAFIPGRLITDNVMVAYELLHSMQSRQHSKVGSMAIKLDMFKAYDRVEWDFLEAMLLKLGFGSRWTGLIMAYVKSVSYAVKLNGVPSDTIIPSRGIRQGDPLSPYLCLICAVGLSSLLKQAENRGVLRGVAASRGGIRINHLLFADDCVIFCQAKQEEWFMVEQLLSKYEGASGQSLNKQKTSICFSKNKNPAARELILQSTNGVVCGDYNKYLGLPTMIGRYKYMSFRGLKERIWRRMCSWKSVFLSTAGKEILIKSVLQAIPSYTMSVFKLPCGLIKEIEALFSKFWWSHNKSVKGIHWKSWEKLGQVKTKGGLGFRSLASFNKALLSKQLWRLIQDPSSLVARVFKHKYYNSCNVLDSKVETSPSHIWRSIWSAMDVVKARSVWRVGNGESIKIWQDRWLPRYSTYMIQSPISLLDMDARVAGLINSGTREWKADLIDAIFNLEESKLILSLPISIRGASDKLMWVVASNGIFLVKSAYFVAYELQSMHKGQSSNASGLEAQWKKIWGLQVPGKVKQVLWKALTDILPTMAALVKKQVLQDGLCPICTREEESVLHVLWTCPAATDVWGDSSSPVKKWPSDFVDFSNLWGNWSMKLEGQHLEQVAVVCHKLWARRNRWVFEQLFQDPASLFMAALNELEIFQAAGSIQQQQNSATAVQQDQLSAAGSIQQQQTSAATVWQQQFSAAGSIQQQPISTVAVQQQQLFVATGQQRVEVHTKWSPASEPFYKLNFDASYSEYSNCMGIGIVLRDGMGDIEVVLVAPKAHVLSAFHAECYALLRAMQLCRELGFSYMVFEGDAK comes from the exons ATGGAGGGGGAGGAAGCTATGCAATTTGGAGCTTGGCTTCGAGCGGAGTCAGTTTTCAGACGTAAAATGTCCTTTGCCGCTAGAACTGATAGTGCAGGGGAGAAGGTTGATTACTCTCCTTCTTCTCACAGGGCGGAGGGGTCTGTTGGTAGTACTGATCATGGTGAAAGGTTGGTGGTGCCGGAGGAAGAACTTGCACCGGCAGCTGAGAAAAAAAGCAATTATGAGTGTAGCGAAATTGgaggaattttttcaaaaaatggagATAAGGCTGGTATCGTTATGGATAGACTAGAGGCTGGTAGTGAGTTAAATAAGGAGTGTGTTTCGGGGAATGAAGGTGCACAGGAAGTGgaaattcaattttcaaaagCCGTGGAATTCGATGATAGCACTTATTTGTCTAACAAAGGGGATGGTGGAAAGTTGATGGGCTTTAACGGGCCTCATCTGGAGACATTGGATGGGCTTCAGCCTAACTCGGGGTTAAGGCCCATTATGCATGTGCAGTCACAAGCTCATATACCCACATGCACAGCTCAAGTTGTGCCAAAGGCAGGGGATTCGATTGCTGGCCAGAACAGCATGAATGCTGTAGAACAAGTTAAGGATCAAACAGTTCAGAGGGGAGCACAAAAGTGGAAAAGGAGAGCTCGATCACAGGGTCGACTTGCAGCTAGTCTGGACAGTGTATCAAGAACCAAAAGGTTGCGTGCTGAAGATGGTGTCTTGAATGAAGTAGTGGCTGCGAACAAAGGGAAGGGTGATAACTCTAAGCATAAGGTATtgccgggggcttgggaacccctgGACAATTCAAA GAGTGGAGGGTTGCTCTTGATGTGGAAGCAGGATATTCAGTTAGAATTACTTAATTATTCTCAAAGGCATATCAATGCTTTTATCACTAATGACATGGGGGATGCTCGTTGGCTGCTTACATGCTTTTATGGCCACCCTGAG CATTTCTCAAAAGTTTTTCTCTCAACTTCCCCCACACGTGAGAAGATTGATCAGTGCCTATGTGGTGTGGAGCAAAAGGTGTCAGAGGAGATGAGACTCAATCTAAATAAGGTCTTTTTGAAAGAGGAAATTGAAGTAGCTTTGAAGCAAATGTCCTATTTTAAAGCACCTGGACCTTATGGTTTTAGTGCTGGTTTTTATCAAGACCATTGGGATATAGTGGGTGATGAAGTCTCTACTGCTGTTTTGTCCTTTTTACACAGTGGTATAATGCCTGCTGATCTTAATCACACCCTTATTGCTCTGGTCCCAAAGGTAATTTCTCCTACTTCAGTGCATGATTTTAGACCTATTAGTTTatgcaatgttttgtacaaaCTGATCTCTAAAGTCCTTCCTAATAGAATGAAAGGGGTTTTGTCTAAGGTTATCTCTTGgaatcaaagtgcttttattccAGGTAGGCTTATAACGGATAATGTTATGGTTGCCTATGAACTACTACATTCCATGCAGTCAAGACAGCATAGTAAGGTGGGTAGTATGGCTATCAAACTAGATATGttcaaggcctatgatagggtggaatggGATTTTTTGGAGGCCATGCTACTCAAGTTGGGGTTTGGTTCTAGATGGACTGGCTTAATTATGGCTTATGTCAAATCCGTTAGCTATGCTGTGAAGCTTAATGGAGTACCTAGTGATACCATTATCCCTTCAAGAGGAATACGTCAAGGTGACCCTTTGTCACCTTACTTGTGCCTAATTTGTGCTGTGGGTCTTTCTTCTTTACTAAAACAAGCTGAAAATAGGGGTGTCTTGAGGGGGGTGGCAGCTTCGAGGGGAGGTATTAGAATTAATCATcttctttttgctgatgattgtgTTATATTTTGTCAAGCAAAACAAGAAGAATGGTTCATGGTGGAGCAGCTTTTGAGTAAGTATGAAGGAGCTTCAGGTCAATCCTTGAATAAACAAAAAACTTCTATTTGTttcagtaaaaataaaaatccagcAGCAAGAGAATTAATATTGCAGTCAACAAATGGGGTAGTGTGTGGTGATTATAATAAGTACTTGGGTCTCCCTACCATGATAGGAAGATACAAGTATATGTCTTTTCGAGGCTTAAAAGAGAGGATATGGAGGAGAATGTGTAGTTGGAAATCTGTTTTTTTATCTACAGCAGGGAAAGAGATTCTTATTAAGAGTGTTTTGCAAGCCATTCCATCTTATACTATGAGTGTGTTCAAACTACCGTGTGGGTTGATAAAGGAAATAGAAGCTTTGTTTTCTAAGTTCTGGTGGAGTCATAATAAATCTGTGAAAGGCATCCATTGGAAAAGTTGGGAGAAGCTAGGCCAAGTCAAGACTAAGGGAGGTTTGGGATTTAGAAGCCTTGCTAGCTTTAATAAGGCTCTTTTATCAAAGCAACTATGGAGACTTATCCAGGATCCTTCATCTTTGGTGGCCCGAGTCTTCAaacataagtattataattCCTGCAATGTTTTAGATTCAAAGGTTGAGACTTCTCCATCTCACATTTGGAGGAGCATCTGGTCTGCTATGGATGTAGTCAAAGCTAGATCTGTTTGGAGGGTGGGGAATGGTGAGTCTATTAAGATATGGCAAGATAGATGGTTACCGAGGTACTCTACTTATATGATTCAATCTCCTATTTCACTATTAGATATGGATGCTCGAGTTGCTGGTTTAATTAACTCTGGGACTCGTGAGTGGAAGGCAGATCTCATAGACGCTATTTTCAATTTAGAggaaagcaaattaatcttaaGCTTGCCTATTAGTATTCGGGGTGCCAGTGATAAGCTTATGTGGGTGGTAGCctcaaatgggatttttttagTTAAGAGTGCTTATTTTGTTGCTTATGAGTTACAGAGTATGCATAAGGGGCAGTCTTCTAATGCTTCGGGGTTGGAGGCTCAATGGAAAAAGATTTGGGGTTTGCAGGTCCCAGGGAAAGTAAAACAAGTGCTATGGAAAGCTCTTACTGATATTCTACCTACAATGGCTGCGCTGGTTAAAAAACAGGTTTTGCAAGATGGCTTGTGTCCTATCTGCACCAGAGAGGAGGAATCAGTCTTGCATGTATTATGGACATGTCCTGCAGCAACTGATGTATGGGGTGACTCATCTAGTCCTGTGAAGAAATGGCCTTCAGATTTTGtggatttttctaatttatggGGCAACTGGTCTATGAAACTCGAGGGACAGCACTTAGAACAAGTTGCAGTAGTCTGTCATAAGCTGTGGGCTAGACGAAACAGATGGGTGTTTGAACAACTCTTCCAAGATCCAGCTTCTCTTTTTATGGCTGCGTTGAATGAGCTTGAAATTTTCCAGGCAGCAG GAAGTATACAGCAGCAGCAAAATTCTGCTACAGCAGTTCAGCAGGATCAACTTTCTGCAGCAGGTAGTATACAGCAGCAGCAAACTTCAGCAGCAACAGTTTGGCAGCAGCAATTTTCTGCAGCAGGTAGTATACAGCAGCAGCCAATTTCTACAGTAGCAGTTCAGCAGCAGCAACTTTTTGTAGCAACTGGCCAGCAACGAGTAGAGGTCCATACCAAGTGGTCACCAGCAAGTGAGCCtttttataaacttaattttGATGCCTCTTATTCAGAATATAGTAATTGCATGGGGATTGGGATTGTTTTGAGGGATGGAATGGGTGATATAGAGGTGGTTCTAGTTGCACCAAAGGCTCATGTTCTTTCAGCTTTTCATGCAGAATGCTATGCCTTGTTAAGAGCTATGCAACTGTGTAGAGAGTTGGGTTTTTCATACATGGTGTTCGAAGGTGATGCAAAATAG
- the LOC122281893 gene encoding disease resistance RPP13-like protein 4 produces MASSDGTQKISEEKFDIEKIIDGIESLLRRLPKVEHSATGLTPNNTDRNSVSDGNPNNGNNGGNIPSNQKNETDKNKNGPNVSDQDLCAWIRTLLTFVSSADNKENNSEAKDSVNSNRSSNDSSNQSKMERIRKTLTQVKAALIELKKLEEGELGKLIQPHLRRVEVILGPQAPAPADSSSFTLTEANLREISKEIMKIKNQIPSLLKLSQTGPGSYNNSETIKNSDACSAFHGNLNPHKSKSFLNSSFYREIEEIYADLNDVHEKFFLACFAMLPENAVVKRRLLTYWWVGEEEVKTSTDGGKTAEHGVDQILKRFREKGLIKPAKKELRGEAKSYRMDPLVRSVVIKLSGNEFFAFNDDGILTGNLSETNRACVTKSSVPLDTVLTKEQAQKQVVNFEEENLITIFNVNEPFPDLKLQLLAKKKEASLVEWLSKMKKVKVLYLGRWEKSATYHIEVESIDFLKGLKSMKELRLLSLQGISRINELPSSIGKLSNLMILDVKACHNLEELPQEISKLKNLTYLDVSDCYMLDRMPKGLSSLSKLQVLKGYVIGNPQSGSFGTLDDLKDLKHLRKLTISASSHDFPTRKDLLALNKLGTEGALRKLTLAWGSKQGAVAQKPSRVPTIRKTVSNLLQRTSTKSSSCEIAELPEKLEKLDLQCCPETKIPDWLVPSKMNSLKKLFIRGGGLETLKNDKWTVETLCLKYLIGLKIDWIELKQRFPRLAYLEKVGCPRITFCPCDEDGVWKKPTSK; encoded by the coding sequence ATGGCTTCATCTGATGGTACACAGAAAATTTCTGAAGAGAAGTTTGACATTGAGAAAATCATAGATGGCATAGAATCCTTGCTTCGGCGTCTTCCAAAAGTCGAGCACTCTGCCACCGGGCTCACACCTAACAACACGGACCGCAACAGTGTCAGTGACGGCAACCCGAACAATGGCAACAACGGCGGAAACATCCCCAGCAATCAAAAGAATGAGACCGACAAAAATAAGAATGGCCCCAACGTTTCAGATCAGGATCTATGCGCTTGGATCCGGACTCTGCTTACCTTCGTGAGCAGTGCCGATAATAAGGAGAACAACTCGGAGGCAAAGGACAGCGTCAATAGCAACAGAAGCAGCAACGACAGCAGCAATCAATCTAAAATGGAGAGAATAAGGAAAACGCTTACTCAAGTGAAAGCTGCCTTGATTGAACTCAAGAAACTTGAAGAAGGTGAGCTGGGAAAACTAATACAGCCTCATCTGCGACGTGTCGAAGTCATCCTTGGACCTCAGGCACCAGCTCCTGCTGATTCCTCTTCATTTACACTAACTGAAGCCAACCTTCGAGAAATCTCCAAGGAAATTATGAAGATAAAGAACCAGATTCCATCACTGCTCAAACTCTCCCAAACGGGTCCCGGATCTTACAACAATTCAGAGACGATCAAGAACTCCGATGCCTGCAGTGCCTTCCATGGAAATCTCAACCCACACAAAAGTAAAAGCTTTCTGAATAGCTCCTTTTACCGTGAAATTGAGGAAATTTATGCTGACCTTAATGATGTACATGAGAAATTCTTTTTGGCGTGCTTCGCAATGCTACCGGAAAATGCCGTGGTGAAGAGGAGGCTTTTGACATATTGGTGGGTCGGAGAGGAAGAAGTGAAAACTTCAACTGATGGAGGAAAGACAGCCGAGCATGGTGTTGATCAAATTCTGAAGAGATTCAGAGAGAAGGGATTAATCAAGCCTGCTAAGAAAGAGCTGAGAGGGGAAGCTAAAAGCTATAGAATGGATCCTCTAGTGCGCTCTGTTGTGATTAAGCTTTCCGGGAACGAGTTCTTTGCTTTTAATGATGATGGAATTCTGACCGGGAATCTCTCGGAAACAAATAGGGCTTGTGTTACAAAGTCTTCTGTGCCTCTCGACACAGTGTTAACAAAAGAACAGGCGCAGAAACAGGTGGTAAATTTTGAAGAGGAAAATCTTATCACGATATTCAATGTAAATGAGCCATTTCCTGATCTCAAATTGCAGCTTTTagcaaagaagaaagaagcaAGTCTGGTGGAATGGTTATCGAAGATGAAAAAAGTTAAAGTCCTTTATCTGGGAAGATGGGAGAAATCCGCTACCTATCACATAGAGGTGGAGAGCATTGACTTCTTAAAAGGGTTGAAGAGTATGAAAGAGTTAAGGCTTCTTAGCCTTCAAGGGATCTCCAGAATTAACGAGCTTCCCAGTTCTATAGGAAAGCTCAGCAATTTGATGATCTTAGATGTGAAGGCATGTCATAATCTGGAGGAACTTCCGCAGGAGATATCCAAACTCAAGAACCTGACATACCTGGATGTTTCAGATTGTTATATGCTGGATCGGATGCCAAAGGGGCTATCTTCCCTCTCCAAACTCCAAGTCCTTAAGGGGTATGTTATTGGGAATCCGCAAAGCGGAAGCTTCGGTACCTTGGATGATTTGAAAGATTTAAAGCATTTGAGGAAACTGACAATCAGCGCAAGCAGCCACGACTTCCCTACTCGAAAAGACCTGCTTGCTCTCAACAAACTTGGAACCGAGGGGGCGCTTCGAAAGCTGACATTAGCATGGGGATCAAAGCAAGGCGCTGTTGCACAAAAGCCATCAAGGGTACCCACCATTAGAAAAACCGTCAGCAATTTGCTACAAAGGACCTCAACGAAGAGTAGTAGTTGCGAAATTGCGGAGCTTCCTGAGAAATTGGAGAAACTGGATCTTCAGTGTTGCCCAGAGACAAAGATACCTGATTGGCTGGTACCTAGCAAAATGAATAGCCTAAAGAAACTCTTCATTAGAGGAGGAGGGCTCGAAACTCTGAAGAATGACAAGTGGACTGTTGAGACTTTATGTTTGAAGTACTTGATTGGTTTGAAGATAGATTGGATAGAATTGAAGCAAAGATTTCCAAGGTTGGCTTACCTGGAGAAAGTCGGATGCCCAAGGATCACTTTCTGCCCTTGCGATGAGGATGGGGTATGGAAGAAGCCTACATCAAAATGA